In a genomic window of Micromonospora cremea:
- a CDS encoding DUF2630 family protein, whose amino-acid sequence MDDKTILNRISELVDEEHKLRAAAQAHESGTEGEASQRLRDLEESLDQCWDLLRRRRAARQTHGDPDSQGERPKPEVERYLQ is encoded by the coding sequence ATGGACGACAAGACCATCCTGAACCGGATCTCCGAACTGGTCGACGAGGAACACAAGCTGCGTGCGGCGGCTCAGGCCCACGAGTCGGGCACCGAGGGCGAGGCCAGCCAGCGGCTGCGCGACCTGGAGGAGTCCCTCGACCAGTGCTGGGACCTGCTGCGCCGTCGGCGGGCGGCCCGGCAGACCCACGGCGACCCGGATTCCCAGGGCGAACGCCCCAAGCCCGAGGTGGAGCGCTACCTGCAATGA
- a CDS encoding serine protein kinase RIO, which yields MRDHDLPALERRTRGKSRFDDDEPQFLKRGRPTEPPADPDGEPDPDTGDRWSSWDDAVHGPQPYPDWLVTELAAKDTELGVLKTGKEADVHLVRRAVPDTDRSCLLAVKRYRDPEHRLFHRDAGYLEGRRVRRSRENRAMAGRTAFGRQMIAGQWAAAEFAALTRLWEIGAGHDRIAVPYPVQLRGTELMLEFVGDAESGLAAPRLAQLRPDPAELRDLWGQLVEALRVLARAGYAHGDLSPYNLLVHNGRLVVIDLPQVVDVVANPQGPEFLARDVRVVGTWFVARGLAAERADPGALTGELLREAGVR from the coding sequence GTGCGCGATCACGACCTTCCGGCGCTGGAGCGCCGGACCCGCGGCAAAAGTCGCTTCGACGACGACGAACCGCAGTTTCTGAAGCGCGGGCGGCCCACCGAGCCGCCCGCCGACCCCGACGGCGAACCTGACCCGGACACCGGCGACCGCTGGTCGTCCTGGGACGACGCCGTGCACGGCCCGCAGCCGTACCCGGACTGGCTGGTCACCGAGCTGGCCGCCAAGGACACTGAGCTGGGTGTGCTGAAGACCGGCAAGGAGGCGGACGTGCACCTGGTCCGCCGGGCGGTGCCCGACACGGACCGGTCCTGCCTGCTGGCGGTCAAGCGCTACCGGGATCCTGAGCACCGGCTGTTCCACCGGGACGCCGGCTACCTGGAGGGCCGGCGGGTACGCCGGTCCCGCGAGAACCGCGCGATGGCCGGCCGGACGGCGTTCGGCCGGCAGATGATCGCCGGGCAGTGGGCCGCGGCCGAGTTCGCCGCCCTGACCCGGCTCTGGGAGATCGGCGCCGGCCACGACCGGATCGCCGTGCCGTATCCGGTGCAGCTGCGGGGCACCGAGTTGATGCTGGAGTTCGTCGGCGACGCCGAGTCGGGGCTGGCCGCGCCCCGGCTGGCCCAGCTGCGGCCCGACCCGGCCGAACTGCGTGACCTGTGGGGCCAACTGGTGGAGGCGCTACGGGTGCTGGCCCGGGCCGGCTACGCGCACGGCGACCTGTCGCCGTACAACCTGCTCGTGCACAACGGTCGGCTGGTCGTGATCGACCTGCCGCAGGTGGTCGACGTGGTGGCGAACCCGCAGGGGCCCGAGTTCCTGGCCCGCGACGTGCGGGTGGTCGGCACCTGGTTCGTGGCCCGGGGGCTGGCCGCCGAGCGGGCCGATCCCGGCGCGCTGACCGGGGAGCTGCTGCGCGAGGCGGGCGTTCGCTGA
- a CDS encoding HAD family hydrolase, giving the protein MPLLLLDLDNTLLDRAGPFRRWGERFLDGIGAPPTDIDWLISIDADGLTDRWDLADAIRDRYELRIPSIDLVEELHDGVVAQTRLDPLTACALRIADDAGWVPVVVCNGTVRVEEAKIRQTGLDRYVADWVISEEAGVSKPNPRIFALAAQRVRMPLRGAWVVGDSPEADIGGAAAVGLPSVWLHRGRTWSDTRFAPSRSVDGLIAAVATVLGG; this is encoded by the coding sequence GTGCCACTGCTCCTGCTGGACCTGGACAACACCCTGCTGGATCGGGCCGGGCCGTTCCGCCGCTGGGGTGAGCGCTTCCTGGACGGCATCGGCGCGCCCCCCACCGACATCGACTGGCTGATCTCGATCGACGCCGACGGGTTGACCGACCGCTGGGACCTGGCGGACGCCATCCGGGACCGCTACGAGCTGCGCATCCCCTCGATCGACCTGGTGGAGGAGCTGCACGACGGGGTGGTGGCGCAGACCCGGCTCGATCCGCTGACCGCCTGCGCCCTGCGGATCGCCGACGACGCCGGCTGGGTGCCGGTGGTCGTCTGCAACGGCACGGTACGCGTGGAGGAAGCGAAGATCCGCCAGACCGGCCTGGACCGCTACGTGGCCGACTGGGTGATCTCCGAGGAGGCCGGGGTCAGCAAGCCGAACCCGCGGATCTTCGCGCTCGCCGCGCAGCGGGTCCGGATGCCGCTGCGCGGCGCCTGGGTCGTCGGCGACAGCCCGGAGGCGGACATCGGCGGCGCTGCCGCGGTTGGGCTGCCCAGCGTCTGGCTGCACCGGGGGCGTACCTGGTCGGACACCCGGTTCGCGCCGAGCCGATCGGTGGACGGGCTGATCGCCGCGGTCGCCACCGTGCTCGGCGGCTGA
- a CDS encoding carbon-nitrogen hydrolase family protein produces MTPPRTPAAPLTVATVQATPTPGDVAGNAVAAADLVRRAGGQGARVAVLPELYLCAYHPPTLAADPAGTDVTADPAGAVADPRLDPLRAAAREAGVTVVVGAAARHPDGRRTIAALVVDRAGAVRIGYDKQQLWGGERDLFSPGGRGATLLVEDWRLGLGICYDGCFPEHGRAAALDGAHGYLCPSGYLAGSEHRRDLYYAARALDNTMFVVFANAVGGADPWCFNGGAAIYDPQGRVLARGADEGTAVLVATLDPAALAATRAAHSMLADRLPDQGGQRASMSG; encoded by the coding sequence GTGACCCCGCCCCGCACCCCCGCCGCACCCCTGACCGTGGCCACCGTCCAGGCGACGCCGACACCCGGCGACGTCGCCGGCAACGCGGTCGCCGCCGCCGACCTGGTCCGCCGGGCCGGTGGGCAGGGCGCACGGGTAGCCGTCCTGCCGGAGCTGTACCTCTGCGCGTACCACCCGCCGACCCTCGCCGCGGACCCGGCGGGCACCGACGTGACGGCCGACCCGGCCGGGGCGGTCGCCGACCCCCGGCTCGATCCGCTGCGCGCGGCAGCGCGCGAGGCCGGCGTCACCGTGGTGGTCGGCGCCGCGGCCCGGCACCCGGACGGCCGGCGGACCATCGCCGCGCTGGTGGTCGACCGGGCCGGCGCGGTCCGCATCGGGTACGACAAGCAGCAGCTGTGGGGCGGCGAACGCGACCTGTTCAGCCCCGGTGGGCGGGGTGCCACGCTGCTCGTCGAGGACTGGCGGCTCGGGCTGGGCATCTGCTACGACGGCTGCTTCCCCGAGCACGGCCGCGCCGCCGCTCTCGACGGCGCGCACGGTTACCTCTGCCCCAGCGGCTACCTGGCCGGCTCCGAGCACCGCCGGGACCTGTACTACGCCGCCCGTGCCCTGGACAACACCATGTTCGTGGTCTTCGCCAACGCCGTCGGGGGCGCCGACCCGTGGTGCTTCAACGGTGGCGCGGCGATCTACGACCCGCAGGGGCGGGTGCTGGCCCGGGGCGCCGACGAGGGCACGGCGGTGCTGGTGGCGACCTTGGACCCGGCCGCGCTCGCCGCCACCCGGGCGGCCCACTCGATGCTCGCCGATCGGCTGCCGGACCAGGGCGGCCAGCGGGCGTCGATGTCCGGCTGA
- a CDS encoding TetR/AcrR family transcriptional regulator: protein MPRVSQDQLDARRQEILAAARSCFARHGYEGATVRRLEEATRLSRGAIFHHFRDKDSLFLAVAEDDAAAMVETVARNGLVQVMRDLLAGAVSPDTTGWLGSQLEVSRRLRTDPAFARRWAERSAAIAEATRDRLARQRDAGVLREDVSIDVLAQFLELAYDGLVLHLAMGRPAGDLGPVLDLVEEAVRRR, encoded by the coding sequence GTGCCCAGAGTAAGCCAGGACCAGCTCGACGCGCGCCGGCAGGAGATCCTCGCCGCCGCGCGGTCTTGTTTCGCCCGGCACGGTTACGAGGGGGCGACCGTACGCCGCCTCGAGGAGGCCACCCGACTCTCCCGGGGTGCCATCTTCCACCACTTCCGGGACAAGGACTCGCTCTTCCTCGCCGTCGCCGAGGACGACGCCGCGGCGATGGTCGAGACGGTGGCCCGCAACGGTCTGGTGCAGGTTATGCGCGACCTGCTGGCCGGCGCCGTCTCCCCCGACACCACCGGCTGGCTCGGCAGCCAGCTGGAGGTCTCCCGCCGGCTGCGCACCGACCCGGCGTTCGCCCGGCGCTGGGCGGAGCGGTCCGCGGCGATCGCCGAGGCAACCCGGGACCGGCTGGCCCGTCAGCGTGACGCCGGGGTGCTGCGCGAGGACGTGTCGATCGACGTGCTGGCCCAGTTCCTGGAGCTGGCGTACGACGGCCTGGTGCTGCACCTGGCGATGGGTCGACCGGCCGGCGACCTGGGTCCCGTGCTCGACCTGGTCGAGGAGGCGGTCCGCCGCCGCTGA